One genomic window of Manihot esculenta cultivar AM560-2 chromosome 16, M.esculenta_v8, whole genome shotgun sequence includes the following:
- the LOC110603719 gene encoding auxin-repressed 12.5 kDa protein: MLLDKMWDDVVAGPQPDRGLGKLRKISTKPLTIGGGGETSKFQRSISMPASPGTPTTPVTPTTPASVRKDNVWRSVFHPGSNLATKGLGAQLFDKPQPNSPTVYDWLYSGETRSKHR; this comes from the exons ATGTTGCTCGACAAGATGTGGGATGACGTCGTTGCCGGGCCTCAGCCCGATCGTGGCCTTGGCAAGCTCAGAAAGATCAGCACCAAGCCCCTGACCATAG GTGGGGGAGGAGAGACGAGCAAGTTCCAGAGGTCCATATCCATGCCAGCAAGTCCTGGGACACCTACCACACCGGTGACGCCCACAACTCCGGCTTCGGTTCGCAAGGACAACGTATGGAGGAGCGTTTTCCACCCTGGTAGCAACCTTGCCACTAAGGGTCTCGGTGCTCAGCTCTTCGACAAGCCACAGCCTAACTCCCCCACTGTCTATGACTG GCTTTACAGTGGAGAAACCAGAAGCAAGCATCGCTGA